A window of the Lolium perenne isolate Kyuss_39 chromosome 7, Kyuss_2.0, whole genome shotgun sequence genome harbors these coding sequences:
- the LOC127316308 gene encoding carotenoid cleavage dioxygenase 8 homolog B, chloroplastic-like: MAVPKGGVGGLCAGRGGLVGCRGGGTKSLAVLRTSTLCRKGEKFDLAQFLERFVFFSYLGVSRVCSSHCRLGVFSPAWLEGKDGTYLRNGPGLWDVGEYGFRHLFDGYATLVRVSFHEGHAVGAHRQVESEAYKAASEHGKVCYREFSEVPKVDSFASFVGQVATLFSGSSLTDNANTGVVRLGDGRVLCLTETVKGSIVVDPDTLDTVGKFEYEDKLGGLIHSAHPIVTDTEFWTLIPDLIRPGYVVARMDAGSNERKFVGRVDCRGGPAPGWVHSFPVTDNYVVVPEMPLRYCAENLLRAEPTPLYKFKWHPKSGSYMHVMCKASGNIVASVEVPSFITFHFINAYEEKDEEGRVTAIIADCCEHNSNTSILDDLRLSNLRAFSGEDVLTDARVGRFRIPLDGSPTGELEAALDPEEHGRGMDMCSINPDRRGKEYRYAYACGAHRPCNFPNTLTKLDLVEKTAKNWYEEGAVPSEPYFVPRPGAVEEDDGVAISMVSAKDGSGYALVLDAKTFQEVARAKFPYGLPYGLHCCWVPRGKVT, encoded by the exons ATGGCGGTCCCGAAAGGTGGTGTTGGTGGTCTCTGCGCCGGGCGTGGTGGGTTAGTTGGATGTCGGGGCGGCGGCACCAAGAGTTTGGCAGTGTTGAGGACATCGACCTTGTGTCGCAAGGGCGAAAAGTTCGATTTGGCGCAGTTCCTTGAGAGGTTCGTCTTCTTCAGCTATCTTGGAGTGTCCCGTGTCTGCTCCTCACATTGTAGGCTCGGCGTCTTCTCTCCGGCTTGGTTGGAAGGCAAG GATGGCACATACCTGCGTAACGGTCCGGGCCTATGGGATGTCGGGGAGTACGGTTTCCGGCACCTGTTCGATGGCTACGCAACGCTGGTGCGCGTCTCGTTCCATGAAGGCCACGCCGTGGGCGCGCACCGACAGGTGGAGTCTGAAGCCTACAAGGCGGCGAGCGAGCACGGCAAGGTGTGCTACCGCGAGTTCTCGGAGGTGCCTAAGGTGGACAGCTTCGCGTCCTTCGTCGGGCAGGTCGCGACGCTCTTCTCGGGCTCCTCCCTCACCGACAACGCCAACACGGGCGTCGTGAGGCTCGGCGACGGCCGCGTGCTGTGCCTGACGGAGACGGTGAAGGGCTCCATCGTCGTCGACCCCGACACGCTGGACACGGTGGGCAAGTTCGAGTACGAGGACAAGCTGGGTGGGCTGATCCACTCGGCGCACCCCATCGTGACGGACACCGAGTTCTGGACGCTGATCCCGGACCTGATCCGGCCAGGCTACGTGGTGGCGAGAATGGACGCCGGGAGCAACGAGAGGAAGTTTGTGGGCAGGGTGGACTGCCGCGGCGGGCCGGCGCCCGGGTGGGTGCACTCCTTCCCCGTCACCGACAACTACGTGGTCGTGCCGGAGATGCCGCTGCGGTACTGCGCCGAGAACCTCCTCCGCGCCGAGCCCACGCCGCTGTACAAGTTCAAGTGGCACCCAAAGTCCGGGAGCTACATGCACGTCATGTGCAAGGCCAGCGGCAACATC GTGGCGAGCGTGGAGGTGCCGTCGTTCATCACCTTCCACTTCATCAACGCGTACGAGGAGAAAGACGAGGAGGGGCGGGTGACGGCGATCATCGCCGACTGCTGCGAGCACAACTCCAACACCTCAATCCTGGATGACCTCCGGCTCAGCAATCTCCGTGCCTTCTCCGGCGAGGACGTCCTCACCGACGCGAG GGTTGGCAGGTTCAGGATACCGCTGGACGGTAGCCCTACGggggagctggaggcggcgcTGGACCCGGAGGAGCACGGCCGCGGGATGGACATGTGCAGCATCAACCCTGACCGCCGGGGCAAGGAGTACCGCTACGCCTACGCATGCGGCGCGCATCGGCCGTGCAACTTCCCCAACACGCTCACCAAGCTCGACCTTGTGGAGAAGACGGCCAAGAACTGGTACGAGGAGGGCGCTGTGCCCTCAGAGCCCTACTTCGTGCCGCGCCCCGGCGCCGTCGAGGAAGACGACG GCGTGGCGATATCGATGGTGAGCGCCAAGGACGGGTCGGGCTACGCGCTGGTGCTGGACGCCAAGACGTTCCAGGAGGTCGCACGGGCCAAGTTCCCCTACGGGCTGCCCTACGGCTTGCACTGCTGCTGGGTGCCCAGGGGCAAAGTGACATAA